A genomic region of Erythrobacter sp. SCSIO 43205 contains the following coding sequences:
- the ctrA gene encoding response regulator transcription factor CtrA translates to MRVLLIEDEPTTAKAIELMLTTEGFNVYSTDLGEEGLDLGKLYDYDIILLDLNLPDMHGYDVLKKLRVAKVQTPVLILSGIAEMDSKIRSFGFGADDYVTKPFHREELVARIHAVVRRSKGHSQSIIRTGKLAVNLDAKTVEVDGARVHLTGKEYAMLELLSLRKGTTLTKEMFLNHLYGGMDEPELKIIDVFICKLRKKLSLACGGDNYIETVWGRGYVLRDPHEDAEAA, encoded by the coding sequence ATGCGAGTGTTGTTGATTGAAGACGAGCCGACAACGGCAAAAGCCATCGAGCTTATGCTGACCACTGAAGGCTTTAATGTCTACTCAACCGATCTTGGCGAAGAGGGCCTCGATCTGGGTAAGCTGTATGATTACGATATCATCCTGCTCGACCTGAACCTGCCTGATATGCACGGCTATGACGTTCTTAAGAAACTGCGCGTTGCCAAGGTGCAAACGCCGGTTCTCATCCTCTCGGGCATTGCCGAGATGGACAGCAAAATCCGCTCCTTCGGTTTTGGCGCAGACGATTATGTGACCAAACCCTTCCACCGCGAAGAGCTGGTGGCGCGTATCCACGCTGTTGTGCGGCGTTCGAAAGGCCACAGCCAGTCGATCATCCGCACTGGTAAGCTTGCGGTTAACCTCGATGCGAAAACCGTCGAAGTCGATGGCGCACGTGTTCACCTGACGGGTAAAGAATATGCGATGCTTGAGCTTCTCTCGCTTCGCAAGGGTACGACCCTCACCAAGGAAATGTTCCTGAACCACCTTTACGGCGGCATGGACGAACCTGAACTCAAGATCATCGACGTTTTCATCTGCAAGCTGCGCAAGAAATTGAGCCTTGCTTGCGGCGGCGACAACTACATCGAGACAGTGTGGGGCCGCGGCTATGTGCTTCGCGATCCGCACGAGGATGCCGAAGCCGCGTAA